Genomic segment of Streptomyces longhuiensis:
TACACGACCAGCCGCCAGTGCCGGCCCGCGGGGCGGCTCCGGGGGCCGATGGTGGTGTCGATGCGGCCGGTCCCGCCGGAACATCTCGCGGCGGCGATCAGGGAGAGCGCGCTGCTGCCCGCCGTGCACGGCAGTCCGGTGCACTGCGGTGAGCCGTCCGGGCTCGGCATCGAGGATCTCGGGCGGCCGGACTTCGGTGATCCCGTCGCGCCGCAGCCGGGCGACATCCCCGTGTTCTGGGCGTGCGGCGTCACCCCCCAGGCCGCGGTGACGGCCTCACGGCCGCCGTTCGCCATCACGCACGCGCCCGGCCGCATGTTCCTGACCGACGCCCGCGACGAGCAGTACCGCGTCGCCTGATCCCGCAACACCCCACCGGGAGAAGAGGGTTCCATGACCTCACTGACCACGCAGGCCCCGCCGACGGCGGTGACCATCGACCTGAACGCCGACCTGGGCGAGGGCTTCGGCCGCTGGCGCCTCACCGACGACGAGCAGCTCCTGTCCGTCGTCACGAGCGCCAACGTGGCCTGCGGCTTCCACGCCGGGGACGCGGCCACGATGCGCCGCGTGTGCGCCCTCGCGGCCGAACGCGGTGTCCGGGTCGGCGCCCAGGTCTCGTACCGGGATCTGGCGGGGTTCGGGCGGCGCGCCATGGACGTGCCGCCCGACGAGCTGTCGGCCGAAGTGGCGTACCAGATCGGCGCCTTGGAGGTCTTCACGCGCGCGGCGGGCACGCGCGTGGCCTACGTCAAGCCGCACGGAGCGCTCTACAACCGTGTCGTCCACGACGAGGAACAGGCCCACGCGGTCGTCGACGGTGTCCGACTCGCGGATGACACCCTGCCCGTCCTCGGGCTTCCCGGATCACGCTTCCTGGAGGTGGCCGACGAGGCCGGACTGCCCGTGGTGACCGAGGCGTTCGCGGACCGGGCCTACACCGCGCGGGGCACGCTCGTGCCGCGCGGCAGCGAGGGCGCCGTGGTGACGGACCCCGAGTCCGTGGTCGAGCGGTCCGTCGGCCTGGCCCGCTTCGGAACGGTCACCTCGCAGGACGGGGCGCGTATCGCGGTACGCGCGCGCTCCCTGTGCCTGCACGGGGACACCCCGGGCGCGGTGGACCTCGCCCGCCGGGTGCGGGCACAGCTCGAGTCGGCGGGCGTCCGGGTGGAGGCCTTCGCATGAAGGCCCTTCCGGTCGGCGACCGCGCGCTGCTCGTCGAGGTCTCCGGAGGCGAGGAGGCCGCCGCGCTCCACGCCGAGCTGCTGCGCCGCCGCGCCGTCGGCGAACTGCGCGTACGCGAGATCGTGCCCGCGGCCCGCACCGTGCTGCTCGACGGCCTCGACGAGCCCGCGGGCCGCCTCGCCGCGCAGCTGCCCCACTGGGAGCTCCCGCCGCCGGCTCCACGCGAGGACGACGCCGTGCACATCCCCGTCCGCTACGACGGCCCCGACCTGGCGGACGTCGCCGCACTGTGGGGCGTTGCCGTCGAGGACGTGCCCCGCATCCACGCGGCAGCCGAGTTCCGGGTCGCCTTCTGCGGGTTCGCTCCCGGCTTCGGCTATCTGACAGGGCTGCCGGCCCGCTACGACGTGCCGCGCCGGTCGACGCCGCGCACGTCCGTCCCGGCGGGTTCCGTGGCGCTCGCGGGGCCTTACACGGGCGTGTACCCGCGCTCGTCGCCCGGCGGCTGGCAGCTGATCGGGACGACGGACACCGTGCTGTGGGACCACGCACGCGTGCCCGCCGCGCTGCTCGCCCCAGGGACCCTGGTCCGTTTCGTACCGGAGGTGACGGCGTGACGGACCGTGCCATGGCCGTCGTCCGGGCCGGAGCGCTGACCACCGTCCAGGACGAGGGCCGACCCGGACACGCCCATCTCGGGGTGCCGCACTCCGGCGCGCTCGACCTCCCCGCGTCCCGCCTCGCCAACCGGCTCGTCGGCAACCCGCCCGGGGCCGCCGTCCTGGAGACCACCCTCAACGGATGTGCCGTACGGCCGCGTTGCGACGTGACGGTCGCCGTGGTGGGCGCTCCGTGCACGGTGACCCTGGACGGACGGCCGGTCGCCTGGGGCGCGCCCGTACGGGTCCCGGCCGGCGCGCTCCTCGACCTCGGACCCGCGCTCTCCGGGGTACGCAGTTACGCGGCGTTCGCCGGTGGGGTGGCCGTCGAGCCGGTCCTCGGCAGCCGGTCGACCGACCTGCTCTCCGGGCTCGGCCCGGCCCCCCTCGCGGACGGCGCGGTGCTCCCCCTGGGCACGGTGTCGTCGGCGCACACGCGCGTGGACGTGGCACCGCAACCCGGACCGCCCCGTGAGTTGGTGCTGCGGATCTCGCTCGGGCCGCGCGCGGACTGGTTCACAGAGGCGTCCCTGCGCACGCTGACCACGCGCGCGTACCGCGTGTCGTCGGCGAGCAACCGCATCGGCCTGCGAACGGAGGGCCCGCCCCTGCTCAGGGCCTCGGAGGGCGAACTCCCCAGTGAGGGAATGGTCCTGGGGGCCGTGCAGGTTCCGCCGGACGGCAGGCCGGTCGTGTTCCTCGCCGACCACCCGACGACGGGCGGCTATCCCGTGGTCGCGGTCGTGCGCCAGGAAGACCTGCCCGCCGCGGCACAGGCGACCCCGGGCACACCGGTCCGTTTCGTCCCGGCGGCGGGCCGCTGACGGGAGACCCCACAGCGACCTCCGGCCCCCGGGACCGGACCCGCCCCCCACCACGTCACCTCGCGCGCCGTCCGCCCCTCATGCCGCGTCCGCCTGTTCCACGGCCGTCAGCGCCGCGAGCGCCGAGACCACCGAGCTGGAAGCCCGGAGGTCGAGACGGGCGCTGGTGCCGCGCGCCCGGTGGCGCAGTTCGTCTGCGGCGAGGGTGAGGAGCTGGGGAAGCAGGTCGGTGCACCGCCGTGCGACCCAGCCCGTGCCCGCCGTGGCGAGCCACAACAAGCTCGCCGAGCGCGTGGGCGCCGGCCGTTCGGGCTGTGGCGACGGCGGCGTGCCCAGGGCGCGCTCGTCGGCCGCGAGCAGTGCGTGGAACCGGGCGGCGAGCGTCCGGTGCCCCCGCTCGCCGGGGTGCAGCCGGTCCGCGCTCCACATGGAGCGGTCGGCGACCCATGCCCCCTCGGCCGCATGCAGATGCACGGCTCCGTATCGCTCGGACAGGGCGTGGACGACCGAGTTCACGGCCTGCTGCCGCCTCGCGAGGGGCCGGCCGAGCAGGCCGGGCAGCCCCAGCATCGTGCCGGGGTCGGGCAGGCACGCCGTGAGCAGGACCGCGCCCTGTTCCGTGAACGCCGCGTACACGTGGTCGAGGCGGGCGGCCACGGCGTGGATGTCGAACGTGCGGCGCAGGGTGTCGTTGACGCCGACGAGGACGGAGGCGATGTCGGGCCGCAGGGCGAGCGCCTGAGGCAACTGCCGGGCGAGGACGTCAGATGTCTGGGCGCCGCTCACCGCGAAGTTGTGGAACTCCACGGGCGTGCCCTCCGGGGCGAGCCCGGCGGAGAGCAGCTCGGCCCAGCCGCGCCAGGCGCCGCCCACCGGGTCGCCGACCCCTTCGGTGAGGGAGTCCCCGAGAGCGACGAACCGCAGGACCGGGCTCATACGGCATCCCGCCCGGTCACCCGCATCGGCACGTCGACCGTTCCTCGCAGAGGAACATCGTCCGTCCCCCGGAGAGGCGCGTCTGCCGTCATCTGGCGCGGCACATCAGCCGCCCCTCGGAACGGCACAACGGCCGTCACCTGGCGCGGCACATCAGTCTTCTCCCGGACCGCGTCATGCGCCTGGAGGAAGGCGTCCACCGCGGCGCCCCACCCGAAGCACTCCGCACGCGCGCGTGCCGCCTCGCGGCGTTCGTCGCGGGGCCG
This window contains:
- a CDS encoding biotin-dependent carboxyltransferase family protein; translated protein: MTDRAMAVVRAGALTTVQDEGRPGHAHLGVPHSGALDLPASRLANRLVGNPPGAAVLETTLNGCAVRPRCDVTVAVVGAPCTVTLDGRPVAWGAPVRVPAGALLDLGPALSGVRSYAAFAGGVAVEPVLGSRSTDLLSGLGPAPLADGAVLPLGTVSSAHTRVDVAPQPGPPRELVLRISLGPRADWFTEASLRTLTTRAYRVSSASNRIGLRTEGPPLLRASEGELPSEGMVLGAVQVPPDGRPVVFLADHPTTGGYPVVAVVRQEDLPAAAQATPGTPVRFVPAAGR
- a CDS encoding LamB/YcsF family protein, whose product is MTSLTTQAPPTAVTIDLNADLGEGFGRWRLTDDEQLLSVVTSANVACGFHAGDAATMRRVCALAAERGVRVGAQVSYRDLAGFGRRAMDVPPDELSAEVAYQIGALEVFTRAAGTRVAYVKPHGALYNRVVHDEEQAHAVVDGVRLADDTLPVLGLPGSRFLEVADEAGLPVVTEAFADRAYTARGTLVPRGSEGAVVTDPESVVERSVGLARFGTVTSQDGARIAVRARSLCLHGDTPGAVDLARRVRAQLESAGVRVEAFA
- a CDS encoding SGNH/GDSL hydrolase family protein, whose translation is MSPVLRFVALGDSLTEGVGDPVGGAWRGWAELLSAGLAPEGTPVEFHNFAVSGAQTSDVLARQLPQALALRPDIASVLVGVNDTLRRTFDIHAVAARLDHVYAAFTEQGAVLLTACLPDPGTMLGLPGLLGRPLARRQQAVNSVVHALSERYGAVHLHAAEGAWVADRSMWSADRLHPGERGHRTLAARFHALLAADERALGTPPSPQPERPAPTRSASLLWLATAGTGWVARRCTDLLPQLLTLAADELRHRARGTSARLDLRASSSVVSALAALTAVEQADAA
- a CDS encoding 5-oxoprolinase subunit B family protein: MKALPVGDRALLVEVSGGEEAAALHAELLRRRAVGELRVREIVPAARTVLLDGLDEPAGRLAAQLPHWELPPPAPREDDAVHIPVRYDGPDLADVAALWGVAVEDVPRIHAAAEFRVAFCGFAPGFGYLTGLPARYDVPRRSTPRTSVPAGSVALAGPYTGVYPRSSPGGWQLIGTTDTVLWDHARVPAALLAPGTLVRFVPEVTA